The following proteins are co-located in the Sporohalobacter salinus genome:
- a CDS encoding nucleotide sugar dehydrogenase has protein sequence MKLSVFGTGYVGLVSGACFAELGHEVICVDIDEEKIEGLRNGVMPIYEDGLKEIVDRNYANGNLKFTTSLAEGVEESDILFIAVGTPSDDNGGADLSAVEAVVESISENINDYKIVVNKSTVPVGTGDWVEEMIEENKEAEYDFDVVSCPEFLREGTAVQDTMNPDRIVIGTDSEEAAETMDELHQGFEAPILHTDRYSAEIIKYAANAFLATKISFINEIANICERAGGNVQEVAKGIGSDHRISDKFLRAGVGFGGACFPKDTKAIVSTATEYGYDFKIVDSTVEVNEAQKETMVNKLKQEISDLTGKSIAVLGLAFKPNTDDMREAPSRTVVKQLLDAGAEVKAYDPVAMEEAKNIFGDSIEYCENEYDTIKNSEAVILVTEWDEFQELNLDKVKELLTNPIFIDGRNCYELEEMKEKGFTYYSVGREAINNNKE, from the coding sequence GTGAAGTTATCTGTATTTGGAACAGGCTATGTAGGATTAGTTTCGGGAGCATGTTTTGCTGAGTTAGGACATGAGGTTATCTGTGTTGACATTGACGAAGAAAAGATTGAAGGACTTAGAAATGGGGTTATGCCCATTTATGAAGATGGATTAAAAGAGATTGTTGATCGGAATTATGCTAACGGCAATTTGAAGTTTACGACTTCATTGGCAGAAGGGGTTGAAGAGAGTGATATCCTCTTTATTGCTGTAGGTACTCCTTCGGATGATAATGGTGGAGCAGATTTATCAGCGGTAGAAGCGGTAGTAGAAAGTATTTCTGAGAATATAAATGATTATAAAATTGTAGTTAATAAGAGTACAGTACCAGTGGGAACTGGTGACTGGGTAGAAGAGATGATTGAAGAAAATAAAGAGGCTGAATATGATTTTGATGTTGTTTCCTGTCCAGAATTTTTGCGAGAAGGAACAGCAGTTCAAGATACAATGAATCCTGATCGCATAGTGATTGGAACTGATAGTGAAGAAGCAGCAGAAACAATGGATGAATTACACCAAGGTTTTGAAGCACCAATTCTGCATACAGACCGCTATAGTGCGGAGATAATTAAGTATGCAGCTAATGCCTTCTTAGCTACGAAGATTAGCTTTATTAATGAAATAGCTAATATTTGTGAACGGGCTGGTGGTAATGTACAGGAAGTGGCTAAAGGTATTGGCTCAGATCATCGAATTAGTGATAAGTTCTTACGAGCAGGTGTTGGTTTTGGTGGTGCCTGTTTTCCTAAGGATACAAAGGCAATTGTTTCTACGGCTACTGAATATGGTTATGACTTCAAGATTGTTGATTCGACAGTCGAAGTTAATGAGGCTCAAAAGGAAACGATGGTAAATAAATTAAAGCAAGAGATATCTGATTTAACTGGGAAAAGTATTGCAGTATTGGGATTAGCTTTTAAGCCTAATACTGATGATATGCGAGAAGCTCCATCCCGGACGGTGGTTAAGCAACTTTTAGATGCTGGCGCTGAAGTTAAGGCTTATGATCCGGTTGCTATGGAAGAAGCTAAGAATATCTTTGGAGATAGCATTGAATATTGTGAAAATGAATATGATACAATTAAGAATTCGGAAGCAGTAATTTTAGTTACTGAATGGGATGAATTTCAGGAATTGAACTTAGATAAAGTTAAAGAGTTATTAACTAATCCTATTTTCATTGATGGTCGGAACTGTTATGAATTAGAAGAAATGAAAGAGAAAGGATTTACCTATTATAGTGTGGGGAGAGAAGCAATTAATAATAATAAAGAATAA
- a CDS encoding exopolysaccharide biosynthesis polyprenyl glycosylphosphotransferase, which translates to MAKSESEVIGSQNNRVVADSKAKKKSLSYQLYLTNKRSIDIVGSIVGLILSLPIMVLTAIAIKLESSGPIIFKQTRMGLYGEEFTIYKFRSMVANAEKKTGPVWAKENDSRITRVGEFIRRTRIDELPQFVNILKGDMSLVGPRPERAVFVEEFTKEYPQFKDRLYVRPGVTGLAQVTGGYELSPHQKARLDLLYIEKQGLLLDIKILFKTILVIIFGEGAR; encoded by the coding sequence GTGGCTAAATCCGAATCTGAAGTTATTGGATCTCAAAATAATAGAGTTGTGGCTGATTCGAAAGCTAAGAAAAAAAGTTTAAGCTATCAACTTTATCTAACTAATAAAAGATCAATTGATATAGTAGGTTCTATAGTAGGCTTAATATTATCATTGCCGATAATGGTTTTAACAGCTATTGCTATAAAGTTAGAAAGTTCAGGACCGATTATATTTAAACAGACTAGAATGGGACTGTATGGTGAGGAGTTTACAATCTATAAGTTTAGGTCAATGGTGGCTAATGCCGAGAAGAAGACTGGTCCTGTCTGGGCTAAAGAGAATGATTCACGAATAACGAGAGTTGGAGAGTTTATTCGTAGAACTAGAATAGATGAATTACCTCAGTTTGTTAATATTTTAAAAGGAGATATGTCCTTAGTAGGTCCTCGGCCGGAACGAGCTGTTTTTGTAGAAGAGTTTACTAAGGAATATCCGCAGTTTAAAGATAGATTATATGTAAGACCAGGAGTAACTGGATTGGCTCAGGTAACGGGCGGCTATGAACTAAGTCCACATCAGAAAGCAAGGTTAGACTTGTTATACATAGAGAAACAGGGACTATTATTGGATATTAAGATTTTGTTTAAAACAATATTGGTAATTATTTTTGGTGAAGGAGCAAGATAG
- the cysD gene encoding sulfate adenylyltransferase subunit CysD gives MDHLDRLENKSIHIIREAYSEFNNLSMLWSIGKDSTVLLWLARKAFFGHVPLPLVHIDTDYKIPEMIEHRDRLAKEWELDMIYGQNEAALKNKETFPDGNATRLECCRNLKTEALKKTLNGTWPRYRMNHNTGKYELEESPEPYTGVIVGVRADEEGTRSKERYFSPRDTNNDWDLGDQPPEFWNQYKTDFAPGTHVRIHPLLDWKEVDIWRYIERENIPMVSLYFDQGDGTRYRSLGCNPCTDPVKSTASTPQEIIDELESGKFSNIAERAGRKQDEEDGGGLEELRKEGYM, from the coding sequence ATGGATCATTTGGATAGACTAGAAAATAAAAGCATTCATATTATTAGAGAAGCCTATAGTGAGTTTAACAATTTATCTATGTTATGGTCGATTGGCAAGGATAGTACTGTATTATTATGGTTAGCTAGAAAGGCTTTCTTTGGACATGTGCCGCTTCCTCTAGTCCATATAGACACTGATTATAAGATTCCAGAGATGATTGAACATAGAGATAGATTAGCTAAAGAGTGGGAGTTAGATATGATATATGGGCAGAATGAAGCTGCTTTAAAGAATAAGGAAACCTTTCCTGATGGAAATGCTACTCGTCTAGAATGTTGTAGGAATTTAAAGACTGAGGCATTAAAAAAGACATTAAATGGTACTTGGCCTAGATATAGAATGAATCATAATACTGGGAAATATGAATTAGAAGAGAGTCCAGAGCCGTATACGGGAGTTATAGTCGGAGTTAGAGCTGACGAAGAAGGTACTCGTTCTAAAGAGAGATACTTTTCTCCGCGGGATACTAATAACGATTGGGATCTTGGAGACCAACCACCGGAATTTTGGAATCAATATAAGACAGACTTTGCCCCAGGAACTCATGTAAGGATTCATCCTTTGTTAGATTGGAAAGAAGTAGATATCTGGCGTTATATTGAGCGGGAAAATATTCCGATGGTGTCACTTTATTTTGATCAAGGAGATGGCACTAGATATCGGTCATTAGGCTGTAATCCTTGTACTGATCCAGTAAAGTCAACAGCTAGTACTCCCCAAGAGATAATTGATGAATTAGAGAGCGGTAAATTTTCTAATATTGCTGAGCGAGCTGGTCGTAAACAGGATGAAGAAGATGGCGGAGGTCTTGAAGAATTACGCAAGGAAGGCTACATGTAA
- the mntA gene encoding type VII toxin-antitoxin system MntA family adenylyltransferase antitoxin, which translates to MRKKNKVNYLAEELIDYFREDDRIMTVYLFGSYGTEYETKLSDIDLAILFNDDSISMMEEMGIAAEIEFKLDFDEVDLVNLNKASVILQHEIISKGVKIFEREELYTAEFVEKTLKYYFDFGLVYKKFKDDYQEGLREEYCSSD; encoded by the coding sequence ATGAGAAAAAAGAACAAAGTTAATTACTTGGCAGAGGAGTTAATTGATTATTTCCGGGAAGATGATAGGATCATGACAGTATATTTATTTGGATCTTACGGGACGGAATATGAAACTAAATTAAGCGATATTGATTTAGCGATACTTTTTAATGATGATTCTATTTCTATGATGGAAGAGATGGGAATTGCAGCGGAAATTGAGTTTAAACTGGACTTTGATGAAGTAGACCTTGTTAATTTAAATAAAGCTAGTGTAATACTCCAGCATGAAATAATTTCAAAGGGAGTAAAAATATTTGAACGAGAAGAGTTATATACAGCAGAATTTGTTGAAAAAACTTTAAAATATTATTTTGATTTTGGTTTAGTATATAAAAAATTTAAAGATGATTATCAAGAAGGATTGAGAGAGGAGTATTGTAGTAGTGATTAA
- the hepT gene encoding type VII toxin-antitoxin system HepT family RNase toxin — protein sequence MINESRIQEKIYYIKQNLGKLRELRNLSREEFLNDYRNYDTAKYNLQSAIEAVIDISNHIISRNNYRVPNSNADTFRVLNEEGILPNDKLTSYISMAKFRNKVVHLYEKIDEEEIYKILKGNLVDFEEFIEIIVQGFLS from the coding sequence GTGATTAATGAAAGTAGAATTCAAGAAAAGATTTATTATATAAAACAGAATTTAGGCAAATTGCGGGAATTAAGAAATTTGAGTAGAGAAGAATTTTTGAATGATTACAGAAACTATGATACAGCTAAGTATAATTTGCAGTCTGCTATTGAGGCAGTAATTGATATAAGCAATCATATTATTTCTCGCAATAACTATAGAGTACCTAACAGTAATGCTGATACATTTCGAGTGCTTAATGAGGAAGGGATATTGCCTAATGATAAATTGACTTCATATATTTCGATGGCTAAATTTAGAAACAAAGTAGTACATCTTTATGAAAAAATTGATGAAGAAGAAATTTATAAGATACTCAAAGGAAATTTAGTTGACTTTGAGGAGTTTATTGAGATAATTGTACAGGGGTTTTTGTCTTAA
- a CDS encoding GxxExxY protein, giving the protein MKSVSKLNKRHEVQLINYLKATGMKVGLLVNFGKELEFKRKIF; this is encoded by the coding sequence TTGAAATCTGTTTCAAAGTTAAATAAGAGACATGAAGTTCAATTAATAAATTATTTGAAGGCGACGGGAATGAAGGTTGGATTGTTAGTTAATTTCGGAAAAGAGTTGGAATTTAAGAGGAAGATATTTTAG
- a CDS encoding nucleotidyltransferase family protein, translating to MMEDYPLLFIDEEDEQRELERRYKKALAAAEEAARLLKEDYGAKKVWIFGSLTDQDRFNKWSDIDLAVQGVSPDRFYSAVGAVTGLISDFKVDLIDIDNCKDSLAKAVESEGQEI from the coding sequence ATGATGGAAGATTATCCCCTGTTATTTATTGATGAAGAAGATGAACAAAGAGAGTTGGAAAGGCGGTATAAGAAGGCCTTAGCTGCTGCTGAAGAAGCGGCTCGTTTATTAAAAGAAGATTATGGAGCTAAGAAAGTATGGATTTTTGGTTCTTTAACTGATCAGGACCGTTTCAATAAATGGTCGGATATTGATTTAGCAGTACAGGGAGTTTCTCCTGATAGATTTTATTCAGCTGTGGGAGCGGTAACAGGATTGATTAGTGATTTTAAAGTAGATCTTATAGATATAGATAACTGTAAGGATTCATTGGCTAAAGCTGTAGAGAGTGAGGGGCAAGAGATATGA